A part of Roseitalea porphyridii genomic DNA contains:
- a CDS encoding fasciclin domain-containing protein, whose amino-acid sequence MGSDDMGSDDMAMAEGDNPMVGGAPMLAERNIIENAVNSADHTTLVAAVNAAGLVETLQGEGPFTVFAPTNAAFDKLPDGTVETLLMDENKDQLTKVLTAHVVAGDLSGAELMERTRANGGRYNMQTVSGDAITADLAGGKLYIIDESGDAAEVTIADVDQSNGVIHVVDSVLVPR is encoded by the coding sequence ATGGGTTCCGATGACATGGGTTCCGATGACATGGCCATGGCCGAGGGCGACAACCCGATGGTCGGCGGCGCGCCCATGCTCGCCGAACGCAACATCATCGAGAACGCGGTGAATTCGGCCGACCACACCACGCTCGTCGCGGCCGTCAACGCCGCCGGTCTCGTCGAGACGCTGCAGGGCGAGGGCCCGTTCACCGTCTTCGCGCCGACCAACGCGGCCTTCGACAAGCTGCCGGACGGCACCGTCGAGACGCTGCTGATGGACGAGAACAAGGACCAGCTCACCAAGGTTCTGACCGCGCATGTGGTGGCGGGCGATCTGTCCGGTGCCGAACTGATGGAACGCACCCGGGCCAATGGCGGCCGCTACAACATGCAGACGGTCAGCGGCGACGCGATCACCGCCGACCTCGCCGGCGGCAAGCTCTACATCATCGACGAAAGCGGTGATGCGGCCGAGGTGACAATCGCCGACGTCGACCAGTCGAACGGCGTCATCCATGTCGTCGACAGCGTTCTTGTTCCCCGGTAA